A region from the Triticum aestivum cultivar Chinese Spring chromosome 3D, IWGSC CS RefSeq v2.1, whole genome shotgun sequence genome encodes:
- the LOC606366 gene encoding glucan endo-1,3-beta-glucosidase GI, with amino-acid sequence MTIGVCYGVVANNLPPANEVVQLYRSKGLTGMRIYFADAKALSALRGSGIALILDVGGTDVLASLAANASNAANWVRDNVRPYYPAVNIKYIAAGNEVLGGDTQNIVPAMRNLNAALNGAGLGAIKVSTSIRFDAVTNTFPPSNGVFAQAYMTDVARLLASTGAPLLANVYPYFAYKDNPRDIQLNYATFRPGTTVRDQNNGLTYTCLFDAMVDALVAALERAGAPGVRVVVSESGWPSASGFAATADNARAYNQGLIDHVGGGTPKRPGLLETYIFAMFNENFKTGELTEKHFGLFNPDKSPAYPIQFH; translated from the coding sequence ATGACGATCGGCGTCTGCTACGGCGTGGTGGCCAACAACCTCCCGCCGGCTAACGAGGTGGTGCAGCTCTACAGGTCCAAGGGCCTCACCGGCATGCGCATCTACTTCGCCGACGCCAAGGCCCTCTCCGCGCTCCGCGGCTCAGGCATCGCCCTCATCCTCGACGTCGGCGGCACCGACGTGCTGGCCAGCCTCGCCGCCAACGCCTCCAACGCGGCGAACTGGGTCCGGGACAACGTGCGGCCCTACTACCCGGCCGTGAACATCAAGTACATCGCCGCCGGCAACGAGGTCCTGGGCGGCGACACGCAGAACATCGTCCCGGCCATGCGGAACCTCAACGCGGCCCTCAATGGCGCCGGCCTCGGCGCCATCAAGGTGTCCACCTCGATCCGGTTCGACGCGGTGACCAACACCTTCCCGCCGTCCAACGGCGTGTTCGCGCAGGCCTACATGACGGACGTGGCCCGGCTCCTGGCCAGCACCGGCGCGCCGCTGCTCGCCAACGTGTACCCCTACTTCGCCTACAAGGACAACCCGCGGGACATCCAGCTGAACTACGCGACGTTCCGGCCGGGCACCACGGTGCGGGACCAGAACAACGGGCTGACCTACACGTGCCTGTTCGACGCCATGGTGGACGCCCTGGTGGCAGCGCTGGAGCGGGCCGGCGCGCCGGGGGTGAGGGTGGTGGTGTCGGAGAGCGGGTGGCCGTCGGCGAGCGGGTTCGCGGCGACGGCGGACAACGCGAGGGCGTACAACCAGGGGCTGATCGACCACGTCGGCGGGGGCACGCCCAAGAGGCCCGGCTTGCTGGAGACGTACATCTTCGCCATGTTCAACGAGAACTTCAAGACCGGGGAGCTGACCGAGAAGCACTTCGGGCTGTTCAACCCGGACAAGTCGCCGGCGTACCCCATCCAGTTCCATTAG